From the Rhizomicrobium palustre genome, the window TTGGGCACGCCAGCTCTTGGCCTCTTCCACCCCACGCAGGGCGGCGAGATTGAACCATTTATGCGCCGCGACGAAATCCACGCCTACGCCGTTGCCGGTCGAGTAAGCCAGACCCAGATTGTAGAGCGCATCGGGACGCCCTTTCTGAGCTTCGGTTTCGTATTGCATCAAAGAGTCGACATCGACACAGGCCATAGCACGTCAGTCCCCCAGAACTGTCCTCTTCAGATATGTGGATAAGCCCACACGCTGGAGGCGATGGTTCCGCGATACCGACTAAGGCTTGGTTAACGTGAATCCGCCTTAATGGTTTATACGTGTTAGGATTTTCCGCTATGCGCGCGTCTCAGCGCAAGCTGTCGACGAGGTGCTGCGCCTGTTTTTTGATGGCGGGCCAAGCCTTTTGCTTTCGAATTTCGCGCGCGAAGCACACGCGGTAGCCCTTATCCGCCGCCGCCGAGAGGCGAAGATATTTATCGAAGGCCGCACGGATTTTTTGGTTGAAGGCGGTGAACGAGGTGTAGGCCGCGTTGGCTTCGGCCAGGGTTTTCTTCATCGGCGCCTGACAGACGGGTATGGGCGCGAGATGCGAGGAGACGCCCTCCTCGGCGATATAGACCCGCTCGCCATCGATCACCGCCGCGAGAAGTTTGGTCGGGCCCTGATCGAGAAGCGTTTCCTGCGCGTAGTCGCCAAGCCTCACCGCCACCTTGCGGCCCTTCGCGGCGACGGGGACCGAGCCATAGAACGTCGCGGAGGCATCGTTGGAGACCGTGAAGGTGAAAAAATCCTCGGTGCTGATCAGCTTATCGAGGTCGGCGGGTCTATCTTTCCGTTTCGCCAGCCAAGCGCGGAGCAATGGCATGGTCGAAACCACCACCTGCCCCCCATTCCCGGCGTAGCGCAGCCCATCCAATTGATCGAAGCCGACATCGCTGCCGACCAGCGTATCGCGATTGAGCTCCGGCTCTTTGGAATAGCCGGGCGCAGACAAGGGACCGATCAGCGTCTTCAGCCGCGCTTTGACATCGGTGAGCGCCTTTTCGTGACGCTTGTTATCGACGTATTTTGGGGGCGCGAAGGCGACGATGTAGCGATCACGGGCCGCGATATATTCGTCAAGCGGCGTGGCCGCGCCCGATGAGACGAAAAAAATAATGGAAAAACAAAGAACTGCGAATGTCTTTCGCATCTACTCTTCCCCTCACCGCGATCAGAGCCGCCAAAGCCGGGGAAAAGGATAGCCCAGAAACGGGCGGGCCGTGACAACCTTTAGACACCTGAGTGTCGGGGGTCGTCACGGCCTTTGCCTTGTCTCATCGGTTTCTCCCGAAAGGAGCAACCGTGATCTACCGCCGAAGCGGTGAAGACGGGTCAGAAGACTTACTTCGCCTTCTTCTTGGCGACTTTCTTCTTCGCGACCTTCTTCACGGCCTTCTTCACGGCTTTCTTGGCAACTTTCTTCTTGGCAACTTTTGGCATGAGAAGTGACTCCTCTAACGTTTTTGTCCGGTGAGACGACCTATATCGCCCCCCAAAACGCCAGCAATATGAGTGGGTTGAAGTAAAGAATGCAATACTACCCCTCGGAGCCCCAAAACGCCGTCAAGGCAAAAATGCATAAAAGCCCGAATTTACCGATATTAAATGCACTTCTTCCGTAAACGGACGAAAAAGCCTCGGAAAGCCTCTTGACGCCCTCCGAGGCTTCGCCTTGTACGAATCACCCTTAATCGGGCAGTCCGAGTCGGGTCTTGAGCAGTGCATTTACGGTGCCCGGATTGGCTTTGCCACCGGTCGCTTTCATCACCTGACCAACGAACCAACCCGCGAGCGCAGGTTTCAACTTCACCTGTTCGACCTTCTCAGGGTTCGCCGCGATGACTTCATCGACCGCTTTCTCGATGGCGGAGGTATCGGTCACCTGCTTGAGCCCCTTCGCCTCGACGATCGCGCGCGGATCACCGCCTTCGGACCAGACAATGTCGAGAACATCCTTGGCGATCTTTCCCGAGATGACATTCTCGGCGACCATCTTGATGATCTCTGCGTTCGCAGAAGCGGAGACAGGACCTTCGGTGATCGAGAGACCGGCCTTGTTCAATCGGCCAAAATACTCATTGTTCAACCAGTTAGCGGCCGCTTTTGCATCAACGCCGGCCTTCAGCATGGCTTCAAAATATTCCGCCGTCTCTTTTTCCGCGACCAGCACCAGCGCGTCATAGGTCGAAAGCCCCAGCGCCATGTAGCGGTCCTTCTTGGCGTCGGGAAGTTCCGGCAAGGAAGCGGCAATGTCATTGACCCAGCTCTGATCGAGCACCAGCGGCAGAAGATCGGGCTCGGGGAAGTACCTATAATCCTGCGCGTCTTCCTTGGAGCGCGTTGCGCGCGTCTCACCCGTCTTGGTGTCGAAGAGCAAGGTCTGCTGTTCGATCACCCCGCCAGATTCCAGCACATCGATCTGGCGGCGGCTTTCATAATCGATCGCCTGCACGATGAAGCGCATCGAGTTCATGTTCTTGATTTCACAGCGGGTATTGAACGGCGTCCCCGGCTTTCTGACCGACACATTGACGTCGGCGCGCATGGAGCCCTCCTCCATATTGCCGTCGCAGGTGCCGAGGTAGCGTACAATCGCCCGCAGCTTCTTCAAGAAGGCAGACGCCTCCTCCGCCGAACGCATATCGGGGCGGGTGACGATCTCCATCAACGCGATGCCAGCCCGGTTGAGGTCCACAAAAGAGTGGTCGGGGTGCTGATCGTGAATGGATTTGCCCGCATCCTGTTCCAAATGCAGACGTTCGATGCCCACGCGCGCGACTTCGCCGCCGGGTAGATCGACCAGAACCTCGCCCTCGCCCACGATGGGGTGCTTGTACTGCGAGATCTGATAGCCGTTCGGCAAATCAGCGTAAAAATAATTCTTCCGGTCGAAGATGCTGGTGAGATTGATCTGCGCCTTGAGGCCAAGCCCGGTGCGGACCGCCTGCTCGACGCAGAACTTGTTGATGACCGGCAACATGCCGGGCATGCCCGCATCGACGAAGGAGACCTGGCTGTTGGGGTCAGCTCCGAACGCGGTGGCCGCACCCGAGAACAGCTTCGCCTTGGAAAGCACCTGGCAGTGCACTTCCAGACCAATCACGACTTCCCACGCGCCGGTGGAACCCTGGATCAGCTTGTTGTTCATCAGGCCCTCCACCATTTGGCCGGCTTGGCGTTGAATTCGGCGGCGACTTCCAGCGCGCGGCCGGCGCGGAAGAGCGTGGCTTCGTCAAAAGCCTTGCCGATAAGCTGCAGACCGAGCGGCAATCCCTTTTCGCTGAGCCCCGCGGGCACAACCAGTGCCGGGAGCCCCGCAAGGTTCACCGTGACGGTGAAGACGTCGTAAAGATACATCGTGACCGGATCAGCCACCTTCTCGCCAATACCGAAGGCCGGTGCGGGCGTCGCGGGGGTCAGGATCACATCACATTTCTTATAGGCTTCGGTGAAATCGCGGGCGATCAGGCTTCTGATCTTTTGCGCCCGCAGGTAATAGGCGTCGTAATACCCCGCCGAGAGCACATAGGTGCCGATCAGGATACGGCGGCGCACCTCCGCGCCAAAACCTTCCGCGCGGCTTCTTTCGTAAAGATCGATCAGATCCTTGGGCGCATCCGCGCGATGACCGAAACGCACCCCGTCATAGCGCGCTAGGTTCGAGGAAGCCTCGGCAGGCGCGATGATATAATATGTGGGGAGCGCATATTTAGTGTGCGGCAGCGAGACCTCGACGATCTCCGCCCCCTGCGCCTTCAGCCACTCCACACCTTTATCCCAGATCGCGGTGATGGCCGGATCGGTGCCTTCGAGACGATATTCCTTCGGAATGCCGACCCGCAGCCCCTTCACCCCGCCTTCGAGCGAGGCTTCATAATCGGGAACGGGGACATCGACGCTGGTCGAATCCTTGGGGTCCACGCTCGCCATCGCCTTCATCAGGATAGCGGCATCACGCACGGTGTGAGCAATCGGCCCCGCCTGATCGAGCGAGGATGCAAAGGCGACGATGCCATAGCGCGAGCAACGGCCATAAGTCGGCTTGATGCCAACCGTACCAGTGACCGCGGCTGGGGTGCGGATCGAGCCGCCGGTATCAGTGGCGGTAGCACCTAAGCACAGCCGCGCCGAAACCGCGCAGGACGAACCGCCCGAGGAGCCGCCCGGCACGAGCTGGGCATCGGAGCCCTCTGCCCGCCAGGGACTGATGCAATTGCCGAAAGCACTGGTCTCATTCGACGAACCCATGGCGAATTCGTCGAGGTTCAGCTTACCCAGCATCACGGCACCGTTGTCCCACAAATTCTGCGAGACGGTGCTTTCATATTGCGGCACGTAATTTTCCAGGATGCGGCTGCCCGCGGTCGTCTTGGTACCCTTGGTGCAATAAAGGTCCTTGATGCCGAGCGGCATGCCTTCCAGCGGCCGGGCAGTCCCCGACGCAATACGCTTATCGGACTCATCGGCCATCTTCAGGGCGATATCCGGCGTCTCGGTGATGAAGGCGTTGAGGGGGCGCGCCTCTTCCACGGCTTTGACAAACGCTTCGGTCAATTCCCGGGCGGAGATTTTCTTGGCGGCAACCGCATCGCGGGCCTCTGCCAGGGTCAGTTCGGTGAGATCGCTCATTGGCGTCCTCTTGAGGTTTATTCTGTAAAAAATGGGATCGCGAAACGCGGGCACTATTCGACGACCTTCGGCACAACGAAGAAGTGATCTTCACCGCCCGGCGCATTGACCATCAGCGCGTCGGAGTTATCCGGCTCGGTGACGACGTCCTCGCGCATCTTGAGCCGTTGCTCCACGACGCTGGTCATGGGCTCGACACCTTGGACATCGACTTCCTTCAATTGCTCCACCCAGGCGAGAATGCCGTTAAGTTCGGCGGCCATGGGCTCCACGCGCTCGTCTTCGAGCTTCATGCGGGCCAGACGGGCAATGCGGCGGACAGTGGCGTTATCGACGGACATGTCAGTTGCGGTCCTTCACCTTCAAGGGTCTAGCTATCAAGGGGGGGCGCCGAAAGGCAAGCCGAATGACCATCCGGTCACAGATGCCGTTGATTTTCCCGCGACATTTTGTGCTTTTAGGGGCTAACCCGGTGCCTGAAAGGGTAGCGACGACCGGCATAGTCCGCCGTCCAGCCCGAGATGAAGGACCGCGCACCGATTTCGAAGACATGCAGGGAACACCTCGTCGGTTAATGGCCCCAGGGCGTTCATGGCCAAACCACGTTCCTTCAGACGCAAGCGCAAGCGATCAGGATAGCTTGGATTTCTGGAGACAGCGCAATCGGGGCGGCCTTGGCCCCATCCGGCGCGGCCAAAACAGGTGCGGCGCCCATTTCAAACGCGACCCCGCCACCCTGTTTTCACAGATGCCCGCAGCCGATGACCACATGGTCCGCTAAAATGGAGGCGAAGCTGGCCTCTTCCCCGGCAATCAGCCAAAACACCATCACCGCTTCGCTTTCGCTGCGCTGATCAATGGTCAGGCCACCCGACAATCGTTGGGTTCGGGGAAGACCCGGCGGAATGTCCATTTTCGTTCGTCCCCTCAACCGATAAGCTACGCCCCAGCCCCAACACCCCGCAAGCAGATGCCCATCACCACACTCGAAGACCTCACCCTCGCCCCGATGCAGCGCCTTTTAGGACTCGATCTCGGCGAGAAAACCATCGGCCTTGCCCTTTCCGATACGCTTCTGACCGTGGCGACGCCGATGGAAACCCTGAAACGGGGCAAGTTCTCCGCGGATGCGGCCAAGCTTGACGCCATTATCGCTGCGCAAGGCGTGGGTGGGCTTGTCATCGGCCACCCTCTCAATATGGACGGCAGCGCGGGCGCCTCGGCGCAATCAGCGCGCGCCTTTGCCCGTAATTTCGCTGCCCGCTCGCCCCTGCCGATTGTTCTGGTGGATGAGCGTCTTTCAACTGCCGCCGTGACACGCACACTTCTTGATGCCGATGCCTCGCGCGCGCGCCGTGCCGCTGTCGTGGACAAAATGGCCGCCGCCTATATTCTCCAGGGCGCGTTAGATCGCCTTCGCCATCTCAAGGGGAAATGATGAGCCAGCACGCGCGTCCTCAGGAAGAGCGCCTTATTAAAGTGAGCTGGCTACCACCGGCGATGCGTCCACCAGGAGGCATGACCTCCCGCCAAGCGCAGGTGTTCCTGCTTGTCGGCATCGCGATGCTGTTCGCGGGCTATGACATGAATGTCTTCGGCCTGGCCGCACCGCAAATTCAGGCAAGCCTCGGCATTCCCGAAGATAAGCTCGCCCTCACCCTTTCCTTCATTCGCATCGCGACGATCTTCGCGGTAATGCTGGCCTGGGCCGCTGATCTTGTCGGACGGCGGCGGCTTTTGCTGATCACCATTGTCGGTCAGGCCCTCGCCACTCTGGCGACCGGTTTTGTGCAGGATTACAACGCCTTCGTTGCCTGCCAGATCCTGACGCGCGTGTTCGGCTATGCCGAAGAAATGCTGTGTTACGTCGTCATCGCCGAGGAAGTGGCTGCCTCGCAGCGCGGCTGGTCCTCCGGTACGCTGGGCGCTCTTTATTATATGGGCGGCGGCATCGCCTCGCTGGTTTTCGCCTTTGTGACAGTGCTGCCCTATGGCTGGCGCAGTCTTTATGTGATCGGCGCCGTGCCGCTGTTCATGATGGCCTATATGCGCCGCCGCCTACCCGAGACCCAGCGCTTCGAAGTGCGCGAAAAAGAGGTCGAGAAGATGCGCTCGCGCCTTGCCGCCGCGCTGGAGCAGACACGCCTCATCTCCAGGGAATACCCCGGACGTCTGACCGCCATGCTGATCGCGGCGGCAGCATTTGGCTTTGCGATCTGGCCCGCTGAATTTCTCTGGCCGAAATATCTGCAGAGCAATTTCGGCTTCAAACCCTATGAAACCACACTTCTGATTATTCCTGGCGGTCTTCTGGCGGTGGCCTTCAATATTCTGTCGGGACGGCTTAGCGATCACATCGGCCGACGCATTACGGCGATACTCGGCTGCCTGATGGCGATGATCGGCTTCGCCTTCTTCTATAGCGGCCTCAACATTCCCTATCTGCCGCTGACCTGGATCGTCGCCTTCGCTGGATTTTTGCTGGCCGACGCCTTGATCGCCGGGCTTTCCGCCGAACTTTTCCCCACCAGCTATCGCGCAACAGTCTCAGGACTACGCTATCTGACGGCAATCCTGGCAGGGGCGATCAGCCTGGCGCTCGAGGGTCCTTTATATAATGTGTTCCATACCCATGGCATCGCGGTGCTGGTGTTGATGGGAACCATGCCGATTGCCATGATCGCGCTTCTCACCCTGCCCGAACCGGCGGGGCGGTCCCTTGAGGAAATTTCCGGCGAGGCCCGCCACGCATAGGGGATTTAATTGTCGCGCTTTCGGACGGAAAACCGGATTCCACTTTTCCTGAAAGCGCTCTGAGGAGACGCCGTGTTTTTTCTCTTCTCCAAGCTCTTCTGGTTCGTAGTGGCGCCGAGCCACATCCTTATCTGGCTGACCATTGCCACCGCGATCCTGCTGTTTTCCGGGCAGGTGCGACAGGCGCGTTGGGCCGCGGGAGCGGCAGCGATTCTGTTTGTCGCCATCGGGCTTTTGCCGGTCGGCGCTTGGCTGATTCAGGGCGTCGAAAACCGCTATGAGCATCCTGCCGCACCCAACCGGGTTGATGGCATTCTGATCCTGGGTGGCGGCAGCAAGACCGACATTCTTCTCTCCCGCCATGCGCTGGGCATGGATCACGGGCTGGTCAGGCTGGTCGAAGGGGCGGTGTTGGCGCGGCAGTATCCCAGCGCAAAGGTGGTGTTTAGCGGCGGCTCGGGTGATCCCCGCCATCAGGAGATGCCCGAAGCAATTTCTGCGCGCGCCATTCTTCTGTCGCTAGGGGTCCCACCGGAGCGCCTGACCATCGAGGGCAAATCCCGCAATACCTGGGAAAATTTCGTCTTCACCAAGGAAATTGTGAAACCTAAGCCGGGTGATACCTGGCTTTTGGTAACCTCTGGCTTTCACATGCCGCGCTCAGCGGGCATCGCGCAAAAAGTCGGCTGGAAAGTCCTGCCCTGGCCGGTGGATTTCACCACGCCCGCGCGCGTGCCCTTCTCCCCTGAAACCGTGCCGGAGAATCTGGAGCGGACTGATCTGGCGGTGCATGAATACATCGGCGCGGTGATTTATCGCCTGACTGGCAAAGCCAGTTAAAACTGTGGGCCAAGGCGCCGCAAAGCTTGCCCAACCGCCTCTGCCTGCTATAAGCGGGGCCCGATGAGCCAGGCCACACAGCCAATCCTTCTTTCCAGCCATCTTCTTGGCATCGAAGGACTTTCCGTCGGTGAAATCACCGCCCTCCTCGATTTGGCCGAGGATTATGTCGCACTCGGACGCTCCCGGGAAAAGAAGTCGCCGATCCTGAAGGGTCGCACGGTCATAAACCTCTTTTTCGAGCCTTCGACCCGTACCCAATCGTCTTTCGAGCTTGCTGGTAAGCGCCTTGGCGCGGACGTCATGAATATGAGCGTTCGTACCTCCTCGGTGACCAAGGGCGAGACTCTGATCGACACCGCCACCACGCTGAACGCGATGCGTCCCGATATTCTGATCGTTCGCCATCAGGATTCCGGCGCGACTTCGCTTCTGGCACGCAAAGTGGATTGCTGTGTCGTCAATGCGGGCGATGGTTCGCATGAACACCCGACGCAAGCATTGCTCGACGCACTGACGATCCGGCGCCGGGGCCGTTCCTTCCAGGGCCTGACGGTGGCGATATGCGGTGACGTGCTGCATAGCCGCGTGGCGCGCTCCAACATCCACCTCCTCGCCAAGATGGGCGCGCGTGTGCGCCTCGTCGGTCCGCGCACCTTGATGCCGGCCGATGTCGCCCGCTTTGGCGTGGAAACCTTCACCGACATGCGCGAAGGCCTTAAGGGCGCGGACATTGTGATGATGCTGCGCCTGCAGCTCGAGCGGATGAGCGGAGCCTTCGTGCCCTCCACTCGCGAGTATTTCCGCTATTGGGGGCTGG encodes:
- a CDS encoding SEL1-like repeat protein, which codes for MACVDVDSLMQYETEAQKGRPDALYNLGLAYSTGNGVGVDFVAAHKWFNLAALRGVEEAKSWRAQVASEMLPAQIAEAQRLAREWLSLFRN
- the gatB gene encoding Asp-tRNA(Asn)/Glu-tRNA(Gln) amidotransferase subunit GatB, yielding MVEGLMNNKLIQGSTGAWEVVIGLEVHCQVLSKAKLFSGAATAFGADPNSQVSFVDAGMPGMLPVINKFCVEQAVRTGLGLKAQINLTSIFDRKNYFYADLPNGYQISQYKHPIVGEGEVLVDLPGGEVARVGIERLHLEQDAGKSIHDQHPDHSFVDLNRAGIALMEIVTRPDMRSAEEASAFLKKLRAIVRYLGTCDGNMEEGSMRADVNVSVRKPGTPFNTRCEIKNMNSMRFIVQAIDYESRRQIDVLESGGVIEQQTLLFDTKTGETRATRSKEDAQDYRYFPEPDLLPLVLDQSWVNDIAASLPELPDAKKDRYMALGLSTYDALVLVAEKETAEYFEAMLKAGVDAKAAANWLNNEYFGRLNKAGLSITEGPVSASANAEIIKMVAENVISGKIAKDVLDIVWSEGGDPRAIVEAKGLKQVTDTSAIEKAVDEVIAANPEKVEQVKLKPALAGWFVGQVMKATGGKANPGTVNALLKTRLGLPD
- the gatA gene encoding Asp-tRNA(Asn)/Glu-tRNA(Gln) amidotransferase subunit GatA; this encodes MSDLTELTLAEARDAVAAKKISARELTEAFVKAVEEARPLNAFITETPDIALKMADESDKRIASGTARPLEGMPLGIKDLYCTKGTKTTAGSRILENYVPQYESTVSQNLWDNGAVMLGKLNLDEFAMGSSNETSAFGNCISPWRAEGSDAQLVPGGSSGGSSCAVSARLCLGATATDTGGSIRTPAAVTGTVGIKPTYGRCSRYGIVAFASSLDQAGPIAHTVRDAAILMKAMASVDPKDSTSVDVPVPDYEASLEGGVKGLRVGIPKEYRLEGTDPAITAIWDKGVEWLKAQGAEIVEVSLPHTKYALPTYYIIAPAEASSNLARYDGVRFGHRADAPKDLIDLYERSRAEGFGAEVRRRILIGTYVLSAGYYDAYYLRAQKIRSLIARDFTEAYKKCDVILTPATPAPAFGIGEKVADPVTMYLYDVFTVTVNLAGLPALVVPAGLSEKGLPLGLQLIGKAFDEATLFRAGRALEVAAEFNAKPAKWWRA
- the gatC gene encoding Asp-tRNA(Asn)/Glu-tRNA(Gln) amidotransferase subunit GatC, whose translation is MSVDNATVRRIARLARMKLEDERVEPMAAELNGILAWVEQLKEVDVQGVEPMTSVVEQRLKMREDVVTEPDNSDALMVNAPGGEDHFFVVPKVVE
- the ruvX gene encoding Holliday junction resolvase RuvX, which gives rise to MPITTLEDLTLAPMQRLLGLDLGEKTIGLALSDTLLTVATPMETLKRGKFSADAAKLDAIIAAQGVGGLVIGHPLNMDGSAGASAQSARAFARNFAARSPLPIVLVDERLSTAAVTRTLLDADASRARRAAVVDKMAAAYILQGALDRLRHLKGK
- a CDS encoding MFS transporter, whose product is MSQHARPQEERLIKVSWLPPAMRPPGGMTSRQAQVFLLVGIAMLFAGYDMNVFGLAAPQIQASLGIPEDKLALTLSFIRIATIFAVMLAWAADLVGRRRLLLITIVGQALATLATGFVQDYNAFVACQILTRVFGYAEEMLCYVVIAEEVAASQRGWSSGTLGALYYMGGGIASLVFAFVTVLPYGWRSLYVIGAVPLFMMAYMRRRLPETQRFEVREKEVEKMRSRLAAALEQTRLISREYPGRLTAMLIAAAAFGFAIWPAEFLWPKYLQSNFGFKPYETTLLIIPGGLLAVAFNILSGRLSDHIGRRITAILGCLMAMIGFAFFYSGLNIPYLPLTWIVAFAGFLLADALIAGLSAELFPTSYRATVSGLRYLTAILAGAISLALEGPLYNVFHTHGIAVLVLMGTMPIAMIALLTLPEPAGRSLEEISGEARHA
- a CDS encoding ElyC/SanA/YdcF family protein, which gives rise to MFFLFSKLFWFVVAPSHILIWLTIATAILLFSGQVRQARWAAGAAAILFVAIGLLPVGAWLIQGVENRYEHPAAPNRVDGILILGGGSKTDILLSRHALGMDHGLVRLVEGAVLARQYPSAKVVFSGGSGDPRHQEMPEAISARAILLSLGVPPERLTIEGKSRNTWENFVFTKEIVKPKPGDTWLLVTSGFHMPRSAGIAQKVGWKVLPWPVDFTTPARVPFSPETVPENLERTDLAVHEYIGAVIYRLTGKAS
- a CDS encoding aspartate carbamoyltransferase catalytic subunit, whose product is MSQATQPILLSSHLLGIEGLSVGEITALLDLAEDYVALGRSREKKSPILKGRTVINLFFEPSTRTQSSFELAGKRLGADVMNMSVRTSSVTKGETLIDTATTLNAMRPDILIVRHQDSGATSLLARKVDCCVVNAGDGSHEHPTQALLDALTIRRRGRSFQGLTVAICGDVLHSRVARSNIHLLAKMGARVRLVGPRTLMPADVARFGVETFTDMREGLKGADIVMMLRLQLERMSGAFVPSTREYFRYWGLDREKLSYANPGALVMHPGPMNRGVEIASEVADDLEVSLIHEQVEMGVAIRMAVLDALARGLPQEGRNI